Proteins encoded in a region of the Gemmatimonadaceae bacterium genome:
- a CDS encoding HNH endonuclease signature motif containing protein, whose protein sequence is MSRNFHDSPYSDEGPQQRSLPSSPSHHQHRSTWSPDEDHPRSQRGRRRRGKQGAKRGASHRPLQLTSHPTGRLAYAETRRWLLQQHGPVCAYCGERFAPTTMTLDHVAPRRGQTAYDRRDNLVLACKTCNAAKRDLAPIAFLLARRSRATHLLRYGAHLSPMLIELASQLAPEESPYRD, encoded by the coding sequence TTGTCTCGAAATTTTCACGACTCGCCCTATAGCGACGAAGGGCCCCAGCAGCGCTCCCTCCCGAGCAGTCCGTCGCACCATCAACATCGCAGCACCTGGTCGCCAGACGAAGACCATCCGCGCTCGCAGCGCGGGCGCCGGAGACGCGGGAAGCAAGGCGCCAAGCGCGGTGCCTCCCACCGACCGCTGCAGCTCACTTCGCATCCGACGGGACGCCTGGCGTACGCCGAAACTCGGCGGTGGCTCCTTCAGCAGCACGGACCGGTTTGCGCGTACTGCGGTGAGCGCTTCGCGCCGACAACGATGACCCTCGACCACGTAGCTCCGCGGCGCGGTCAGACCGCCTACGATCGGCGCGACAATCTCGTCCTCGCGTGCAAGACCTGCAACGCGGCCAAGCGAGATCTCGCGCCGATCGCGTTTCTGCTCGCGCGCCGCAGCCGCGCGACCCATCTGCTTCGCTATGGCGCGCATCTGAGCCCGATGCTCATCGAGCTCGCGAGCCAGTTGGCGCCCGAGGAATCGCCCTACCGCGACTGA
- a CDS encoding cytochrome c peroxidase: MMRKYSIAGLLLCAVAACGGESSRTGVASPPPTPTLDAQLRGTLQQWGAVPIGAVNAPDPALVDLGKSLFFDKVLSGNRDVACATCHSPLNHTADVLSLSIGTGGTGSGVTRQLGAGRQFTPRNAPTLLNTGLGAFYLFWDGRVSDLGGIQNAVFKTPAGAALPAGLTSVLAAQAMFPVTNRNEMRGEIGDRDAAGNANELAAYDSADFAGIWTGVMQRVLAINGYVAKFNAAFPGVSASSLGFQHAADAIAAFETAAFTFTNSPFDRYLARDDDGLTTDAKHGALLFFGKARCSTCHFGPLLGGQTFAAAAVPQLGPGVGKDAPLDLGQDPQFPAQTNRFLFRVPALRNVELTPPYMHDGAFATLDAVVRHYNNAEQALHTYDVSQLDPRFRAQYHGDDATITAILTSASPQLRAPLGLSDVELNQLVAFLESLTDPAARSLAGLIPASVPSGLPVP, encoded by the coding sequence ATGATGCGCAAATACTCAATCGCTGGCCTGCTCCTGTGTGCAGTCGCCGCGTGCGGGGGCGAATCGAGCCGAACTGGTGTGGCTTCGCCGCCGCCCACGCCAACCCTCGATGCTCAGCTGCGGGGAACGCTCCAGCAATGGGGCGCGGTACCAATCGGCGCCGTGAATGCGCCGGATCCCGCGCTCGTCGACCTCGGAAAATCGCTCTTCTTCGACAAGGTGCTGAGCGGCAACCGCGACGTCGCCTGCGCAACGTGCCACAGTCCGCTCAACCACACCGCCGACGTCCTCTCGCTCTCGATTGGCACGGGCGGCACCGGGAGCGGTGTGACGCGCCAACTCGGCGCGGGGCGGCAATTCACGCCGCGGAACGCGCCGACGCTGCTCAACACCGGTCTGGGCGCCTTCTATCTCTTCTGGGACGGGCGAGTGTCCGACCTCGGCGGAATCCAGAACGCTGTGTTCAAGACGCCCGCGGGTGCAGCATTGCCCGCGGGCCTAACGAGCGTGCTCGCCGCGCAGGCGATGTTCCCCGTGACGAACCGGAACGAGATGCGCGGTGAGATCGGCGACCGCGACGCAGCCGGGAATGCGAACGAGCTCGCGGCATACGACAGCGCGGACTTCGCGGGAATCTGGACGGGAGTGATGCAGCGCGTGCTCGCGATCAACGGGTACGTTGCCAAGTTCAACGCCGCATTCCCGGGTGTATCGGCATCGTCGTTAGGTTTCCAGCATGCGGCGGACGCGATCGCGGCGTTCGAGACGGCGGCATTCACCTTCACGAACTCCCCCTTCGATCGCTACCTCGCGCGCGACGATGACGGGCTCACGACCGATGCGAAGCATGGCGCGTTGCTCTTCTTCGGGAAGGCCCGCTGCTCGACCTGTCACTTCGGTCCGCTCCTCGGCGGCCAGACCTTCGCGGCCGCAGCAGTACCGCAGCTCGGCCCAGGTGTCGGAAAGGACGCGCCACTCGACCTCGGTCAGGATCCGCAGTTCCCCGCACAGACGAATCGGTTCCTTTTCCGAGTGCCCGCGCTCCGCAACGTCGAGCTCACGCCGCCATACATGCACGACGGTGCGTTCGCGACGCTCGACGCCGTCGTCCGACATTACAACAACGCCGAGCAAGCGCTGCACACGTATGACGTGTCACAGCTCGACCCACGCTTCCGTGCGCAGTACCACGGTGACGACGCAACGATCACGGCGATCCTCACCTCCGCCTCGCCGCAGCTGCGTGCGCCGTTAGGCTTGAGCGACGTCGAGCTGAATCAGCTCGTGGCGTTCCTCGAGTCACTCACCGACCCGGCGGCGCGCAGTCTCGCCGGACTCATTCCGGCGTCCGTACCGAGCGGACTGCCAGTACCGTAG
- a CDS encoding PadR family transcriptional regulator, with product MDKLDLPQGTLDLLILKAVSLKPEHGWAISERIHQVSRETLQIPQGSLYPALHRLERRGWIKATWGASENNRRAKYYELTKAGRKQLEAETDAWQRLTSAVGLVLDMA from the coding sequence ATGGATAAACTCGACCTACCCCAGGGCACTCTCGATCTTCTGATCCTCAAGGCCGTGTCCCTCAAGCCCGAGCACGGCTGGGCGATCTCGGAGCGCATTCACCAGGTTTCGCGGGAGACGTTGCAGATCCCTCAGGGTTCGCTCTACCCCGCCCTGCACCGGCTCGAACGACGCGGATGGATCAAGGCGACGTGGGGCGCGTCGGAAAACAATCGGCGCGCGAAGTACTACGAGCTCACGAAGGCTGGCCGGAAGCAGCTCGAGGCCGAGACCGACGCGTGGCAGCGGCTGACGTCGGCGGTCGGTCTCGTCCTCGATATGGCCTAA
- a CDS encoding ATP-binding protein, with the protein MRHLTELPFRGGNSKGARLGRYAVAVALALLAWLVTLALGAEFDAASRLPFAAAVALATWYGGSGPGVLTAALSIFAIDFSFLPPIGSIELTHSEELVDSFVFLIVALTIGATTAAMRRARELAERRALDVEEMNAELEQQVDQIQALSRESERLAAQAQQLLDVTTALAEAGSVDDVANVILTKGMKAVEATRAFLMLVDGDQVERLGASGYPEDMRRRTRLTIADDGPVAEAIRTRSPVWLSTVDEFRARYPKVYDRVGAVSDRQAHVVAPLRYGNEVVGALGLSFSEPSAVGAADRTFTLLLTQSAAAALQRARSYDAERERRREAELTARAREQVLGVVAHDLRNPLHLAMATTELLGEPTLAEERRTELLAVMTRAVTHMRRLVADLLDAVRIQAGRLSLDFENVTLGSIIDQAEEMGRPLAAERRIKLEAHATDRSLRLRVDRARVLQVLGNLLGNAVKFTAEGGRITLDGHIENGAAVFSVRDTGVGIAPERLPHVFEQFWQGNSGDNRGVGLGLAIAKAIVEAHGGTIDVQSAVGKGSTFSICFPVAARGQATSPQVPRAQAVSS; encoded by the coding sequence ATGCGACACCTGACAGAGTTGCCCTTTCGCGGTGGCAACTCGAAGGGCGCGCGGCTTGGCCGCTACGCGGTCGCTGTTGCGCTCGCACTTCTCGCGTGGCTGGTGACTCTCGCGCTCGGCGCCGAGTTCGATGCAGCGAGCCGATTGCCCTTCGCAGCAGCGGTCGCGCTGGCGACCTGGTACGGTGGGAGCGGTCCGGGGGTACTTACTGCAGCGCTCTCGATTTTCGCGATCGATTTCAGCTTCCTCCCGCCGATTGGATCGATCGAGCTCACGCATTCCGAGGAGCTCGTCGACAGCTTCGTGTTTCTCATCGTCGCACTGACGATCGGTGCCACCACAGCCGCGATGCGCCGCGCGCGCGAGCTTGCCGAGAGGCGCGCACTGGACGTCGAGGAAATGAACGCCGAGCTCGAGCAGCAGGTCGACCAGATCCAGGCGCTGTCGCGCGAATCGGAGCGGCTCGCTGCACAGGCTCAACAGCTACTCGATGTCACCACCGCGCTCGCCGAAGCGGGCTCGGTGGACGACGTCGCCAATGTCATCCTCACAAAAGGGATGAAGGCGGTCGAGGCGACTCGCGCGTTTCTCATGCTCGTCGACGGCGATCAAGTCGAACGGCTGGGCGCCAGTGGCTATCCCGAGGACATGCGGCGCCGCACACGCCTGACGATCGCGGACGATGGCCCCGTCGCCGAGGCAATTCGCACGAGGTCGCCGGTTTGGTTGTCCACTGTCGACGAATTTCGCGCGCGCTACCCAAAGGTCTACGACCGCGTCGGTGCCGTGAGTGACCGGCAGGCGCACGTCGTTGCACCATTGCGGTACGGCAACGAGGTCGTCGGCGCGTTAGGCCTGAGTTTTTCCGAACCGAGCGCCGTCGGCGCGGCCGATCGAACATTCACGCTACTGCTCACACAATCCGCGGCGGCCGCGCTCCAGCGGGCGCGGAGCTACGATGCCGAACGCGAGCGGCGGCGCGAGGCCGAGCTCACGGCGCGCGCGCGGGAGCAGGTACTGGGCGTCGTCGCGCACGACCTGCGCAATCCGCTGCATCTCGCGATGGCGACGACAGAACTCCTCGGCGAGCCGACGCTCGCTGAAGAGCGGCGGACCGAGTTGTTGGCAGTGATGACACGCGCCGTGACCCACATGCGGCGGCTCGTCGCCGATCTGCTGGATGCGGTGCGCATCCAGGCCGGACGCCTCTCGCTCGACTTCGAGAACGTGACGCTCGGCTCGATCATCGATCAGGCAGAGGAGATGGGTCGACCGCTTGCGGCGGAGCGGCGCATCAAGCTCGAGGCACACGCCACCGACCGGAGTCTGCGCCTCCGCGTCGACCGCGCGCGCGTGCTGCAGGTCCTCGGAAACTTGTTAGGCAATGCGGTGAAGTTCACCGCCGAAGGCGGACGCATCACCCTCGACGGCCATATCGAGAATGGGGCCGCGGTGTTCAGCGTGCGCGACACCGGTGTCGGCATCGCCCCGGAGCGCCTGCCGCACGTGTTCGAGCAGTTCTGGCAGGGCAACAGCGGCGACAACCGCGGCGTCGGTCTGGGCCTGGCCATCGCCAAGGCGATCGTCGAGGCCCATGGCGGCACGATCGATGTGCAGAGCGCCGTTGGGAAAGGCAGCACCTTCTCGATCTGCTTCCCCGTGGCGGCGCGCGGCCAGGCGACGTCGCCGCAGGTCCCGCGCGCACAGGCCGTTTCGTCTTAG
- the glgA gene encoding glycogen synthase GlgA: MNSPQAAVETAPEVPFVKVPTPPTPALALPDGRRVRVIHVVAELAPFARSGGLGEAVASLARFQAASGLQSAIMMPLYAAVRDTAPEIEPVGPAFRVQIGSRIEPARLWRLSKRPDDPRVGTEVYFIENPEYFDRPYLYGPPGADYPDNARRYACFCMAALAAIPRIAGSDPVILHAHDWHTALAPVYLRTFFAGDVRYGWVSVVLTVHNAGYQGHFPAQTMPDLGLPWSLYNWRQMEWHGNVNLLKGGLVFADAVTTVSPTHAHELRTPAGGFGLDGVFRALRDRFVGITNGIDQRRWNPATDPGIPAHYAADALDGKEQCREALQQEIGLRRIPGVPIFAMTARLVSQKGLDLILGDPGYFALDAQFLFLGAGEPRYEAALTAIAARAPSRISVQLRFTEELEHKLLAGADMCLMPSQYEPCGLTQMRAQRYGTLPIARRVGGLADTIEDNVTGFLFDDYVAADFMRAAVRAVDQYKEPAGWHNMMREAMARDFGWEQSAAKYLNLYKRVVQASVTR; this comes from the coding sequence ATGAACTCGCCCCAGGCGGCGGTAGAGACTGCTCCGGAAGTACCCTTCGTGAAAGTGCCGACGCCTCCGACGCCGGCGCTGGCACTCCCCGACGGCCGTCGCGTGCGAGTGATTCACGTTGTCGCCGAGCTGGCGCCCTTCGCGCGGAGCGGCGGTCTGGGCGAGGCCGTCGCGAGCCTGGCGCGATTCCAGGCGGCGTCCGGCCTGCAGTCGGCGATCATGATGCCACTCTATGCGGCCGTCCGCGACACGGCGCCCGAGATCGAGCCAGTCGGTCCAGCGTTCCGCGTCCAGATCGGAAGCCGCATCGAGCCGGCGCGGCTGTGGCGACTGTCGAAGCGTCCCGACGACCCTCGCGTCGGCACCGAAGTCTACTTCATCGAGAATCCCGAGTACTTCGATCGTCCGTATCTCTACGGGCCGCCGGGCGCTGACTATCCCGACAATGCGCGTCGTTATGCATGCTTCTGCATGGCGGCGCTCGCCGCGATACCGCGCATCGCCGGCAGCGACCCTGTCATTCTGCATGCGCACGACTGGCACACGGCGCTCGCGCCCGTCTATCTCCGCACGTTTTTCGCCGGCGACGTCCGTTACGGATGGGTGAGCGTCGTCCTCACGGTGCATAACGCGGGATACCAGGGACACTTTCCGGCGCAGACGATGCCCGATCTCGGTCTGCCCTGGTCGCTATACAACTGGCGGCAGATGGAGTGGCACGGAAATGTAAACTTGCTAAAGGGCGGGCTCGTCTTCGCCGACGCGGTCACGACGGTGAGTCCGACGCATGCGCACGAGCTGCGCACGCCGGCGGGCGGATTCGGTCTCGACGGCGTCTTCCGCGCGCTGCGCGACCGATTCGTCGGCATCACCAATGGCATTGACCAGAGGCGCTGGAATCCGGCGACGGATCCCGGGATTCCAGCGCACTACGCCGCGGATGCGCTCGACGGCAAGGAACAGTGTCGCGAAGCCTTGCAGCAGGAGATTGGTCTGCGACGCATTCCCGGCGTGCCCATCTTCGCGATGACGGCGCGCCTCGTGTCGCAGAAGGGACTCGACCTCATTCTCGGCGATCCCGGCTACTTCGCGCTGGATGCACAGTTTCTCTTTCTCGGCGCCGGCGAACCGCGCTACGAGGCGGCACTCACCGCGATCGCGGCCCGCGCACCGAGTCGAATCTCCGTCCAGCTGCGATTTACCGAGGAGCTCGAGCACAAGCTGCTCGCGGGCGCCGACATGTGCCTCATGCCGTCGCAGTACGAGCCGTGCGGTCTCACGCAGATGCGCGCTCAGCGCTACGGCACGCTACCCATTGCGCGGCGCGTCGGCGGGTTGGCGGACACGATCGAGGACAACGTCACGGGCTTCCTCTTCGACGATTACGTCGCGGCCGACTTCATGCGCGCTGCGGTGCGCGCCGTCGATCAGTACAAAGAGCCCGCAGGCTGGCATAACATGATGCGCGAAGCGATGGCGCGCGACTTCGGGTGGGAGCAATCGGCGGCGAAGTATTTGAATCTTTACAAACGGGTCGTGCAGGCGTCGGTCACGCGCTGA
- a CDS encoding ROK family protein, which produces MRKSKLRIGVDLGGTKIEALAMDGDGTELVRQRVPTPAGYEESLDAITKLVADVEMKAGRTGTVGIGIPGIVVPETGLVKNANSVWLNGQPLANDLEQRLAREIRVLNDADCFALSEAIDGAAAGAHVVFGVIIGTGVGGGIVVGGQCLSGANLIAGEWGHNPLPWMDAEEFPGPSCYCGRMGCIEMWVSGPGFERDHAKRAGANIPAAEIVRSATGGDPLATMSLTLYCDRLGRSLASLVNVLDPDVIVLGGGMSNVPELPKRVAEIVPRYVLAAGATSSKLATRFVCAKFGDSSGVRGAARLW; this is translated from the coding sequence ATGCGCAAATCCAAGCTCCGCATTGGCGTCGATCTCGGCGGCACCAAAATCGAAGCCCTCGCGATGGACGGCGACGGGACGGAGCTCGTTAGGCAGCGCGTCCCCACCCCGGCTGGCTATGAGGAGTCACTCGACGCGATCACGAAGCTCGTCGCCGACGTCGAGATGAAGGCGGGGCGCACGGGCACCGTCGGCATCGGTATTCCAGGGATCGTGGTGCCTGAAACGGGATTGGTGAAGAACGCGAACTCCGTCTGGCTCAACGGGCAGCCATTGGCCAACGACCTGGAGCAACGATTGGCCCGGGAGATTCGCGTCCTCAACGACGCGGATTGTTTCGCGCTCTCCGAGGCGATCGATGGTGCTGCCGCGGGCGCGCACGTGGTGTTCGGCGTCATCATCGGCACCGGCGTCGGCGGAGGCATCGTCGTCGGCGGACAGTGCCTCTCCGGCGCCAATCTCATCGCCGGTGAGTGGGGACATAATCCGCTGCCCTGGATGGACGCCGAGGAGTTCCCTGGTCCGAGCTGTTACTGCGGGAGAATGGGTTGCATCGAAATGTGGGTGTCCGGTCCGGGGTTCGAGCGCGATCACGCCAAGCGTGCCGGCGCGAACATTCCGGCGGCGGAGATCGTGCGTTCTGCCACCGGCGGTGATCCGCTTGCGACGATGTCGCTCACCCTTTACTGCGACCGCCTCGGGCGGTCGCTCGCGTCACTAGTAAACGTGCTGGATCCGGATGTGATCGTGCTCGGCGGCGGTATGTCCAATGTGCCCGAGCTACCGAAGCGGGTCGCGGAGATCGTACCGCGCTACGTCCTTGCCGCCGGTGCGACGTCGAGTAAGCTGGCAACTCGATTTGTCTGCGCGAAGTTTGGAGATTCGAGTGGAGTTCGGGGAGCTGCTCGATTGTGGTAG
- a CDS encoding SusC/RagA family TonB-linked outer membrane protein encodes MAKRIAWSALLALVLAPAALLAQQRRLTGAVRVEGTAEPIPAAIISVLNGTGATQTDEQGRFALVIPSGGQRLRVRALGYGAREIAAPAADTLTIFLSRAALTLDQVVVTGQATVISKRNAITSTSNVDSAELNRVPAPAVDIALAGKIAGANIQTNSGAPGGGAQIQIRGSNTVIGGSDPLIVVDGVIYSNASIPSGLYTVTGSGGASGTGPTQDDVANRLADLNPNDIVSIEVLKSAAASSIYGSKAANGVVIITTNRGQAGKPRTHVTQRLGWSNLLRGPSERLFDTTSAFAVYSSAADSAIIRSLEVNGKLPYYDHLKELAGGNAPAAETQLDVSGGTTNTTYYISGDVKRDDGIVHDTYDQRQTLRLNLSQHLSDRFTLSMTSAYAHNANDRGFINNDNTGAGMTYALAYIPSFVPLLDASGRFRQPEFTYLGSNPLQTAAFGRNREVVNRFTGGATLNADAWANDKQSLKFVGSAGADVFSQRDAIIAPPDLFFQERLQNPGASTLSNGNAQYVNWNINAIHSYTPGSLLRTTTSGGVQYEDRQLQISRVTARGLLPGQTNITQGSVFGEQQENLSTERTVALYGQEQVMAFGERLTIEAGLRAEKSSVFGNTNKFYVFPKTGASYRFPDLLGQGSEFKLRAAYGETGNQPLFGQKFTTLSTSVIGGNVGTNVTGISGAPDVAPERVKEFEGGFDAASWNGRATLEVTAYKRRTTNLLLNRTPAPSSGFTQVILNGGQLSNEGIEAALALQVVRRGDFTWLYRTTYSHDHSNVDNLPVPGFRPPTAGFGLAYGEFFLQPGRPIDQIIGQTGVDQNGDFIVGYLGHASPAYQMSFSNDFSYRFATVSVLVEMQKGGVAQNQTLSLYDCNQLAPDQATPEGQARADACLNTGIATPFVQSTDFVRLREVRLGFALPRRYTHYFGSDDVQAIVSGRNLWLHTKYFGYDPESSNYGQQAITRNVDLGPYPPSRQFLFSLSVGF; translated from the coding sequence ATGGCCAAACGCATCGCGTGGTCCGCGCTCCTCGCGCTCGTCCTCGCCCCCGCCGCACTCCTCGCACAACAACGACGGCTCACCGGCGCCGTTCGTGTTGAAGGAACCGCGGAGCCTATTCCCGCCGCCATCATCTCCGTCCTCAACGGAACCGGCGCAACCCAGACCGACGAACAGGGTCGCTTCGCACTGGTGATTCCGAGCGGTGGGCAACGGCTTCGCGTCCGCGCCCTCGGCTATGGCGCGCGCGAGATTGCCGCACCGGCAGCGGATACGTTGACGATCTTCTTATCACGGGCGGCGCTCACGCTCGATCAGGTCGTCGTAACGGGACAGGCAACCGTGATCAGCAAGCGCAACGCAATCACGTCTACGTCGAACGTCGATTCCGCTGAGCTGAATCGCGTGCCCGCACCGGCAGTCGACATCGCGCTCGCCGGCAAGATCGCTGGTGCGAATATCCAAACGAACTCCGGCGCCCCTGGCGGCGGCGCGCAGATTCAGATTCGCGGTAGCAATACGGTAATTGGCGGGTCCGATCCGTTGATCGTCGTCGACGGCGTGATCTACAGCAACGCGTCGATTCCGTCGGGACTCTACACGGTGACGGGCAGCGGCGGCGCGAGCGGTACCGGCCCGACGCAGGACGACGTCGCGAACCGGTTGGCGGACCTCAACCCTAACGACATCGTCAGCATCGAGGTGTTGAAGAGCGCGGCGGCGTCGTCGATCTACGGATCGAAGGCGGCGAACGGCGTCGTCATCATCACGACCAATCGCGGCCAGGCGGGCAAGCCGAGAACGCACGTCACGCAGCGACTCGGTTGGTCGAATCTGCTTCGTGGACCGAGCGAGCGGCTCTTCGACACGACGAGCGCGTTTGCCGTCTACTCGAGCGCTGCCGACTCGGCGATCATCCGATCGCTCGAGGTCAACGGCAAGCTGCCCTACTACGATCACCTGAAAGAGCTCGCGGGTGGAAATGCGCCCGCGGCCGAGACGCAGCTCGACGTGAGCGGAGGCACGACGAACACGACGTACTACATCTCCGGCGACGTCAAGCGCGACGATGGCATCGTTCACGACACCTACGACCAGCGTCAAACGCTGCGCTTGAATCTGTCGCAGCACCTGAGCGATCGCTTCACGCTGTCCATGACCAGCGCGTACGCGCACAACGCGAACGACCGGGGCTTCATCAACAACGACAATACGGGCGCGGGGATGACGTACGCTCTCGCATACATCCCGAGCTTCGTGCCGTTGCTGGACGCGAGCGGGCGCTTTCGCCAGCCCGAGTTCACCTACCTCGGCTCGAACCCGCTGCAGACGGCCGCGTTCGGACGGAATCGTGAGGTGGTCAATCGCTTTACCGGTGGCGCGACGCTGAACGCCGATGCCTGGGCGAATGATAAGCAATCGCTAAAGTTCGTGGGCTCGGCGGGCGCCGATGTCTTCAGCCAGCGCGACGCGATCATCGCGCCGCCCGATCTGTTCTTCCAGGAGCGGCTCCAGAACCCAGGCGCGTCGACCCTGAGCAACGGCAACGCGCAATACGTGAATTGGAACATCAACGCAATCCATTCTTACACGCCCGGCTCTCTCCTGCGCACGACGACATCGGGCGGCGTGCAGTATGAGGACCGCCAGCTCCAGATCTCGCGCGTCACGGCGCGCGGCCTGTTGCCCGGGCAAACGAACATCACGCAAGGCTCCGTCTTCGGCGAGCAGCAAGAAAATCTCTCGACCGAGCGCACCGTCGCCCTCTACGGCCAGGAGCAGGTGATGGCCTTCGGAGAGCGCCTAACGATCGAGGCCGGTCTCCGCGCCGAGAAGAGCAGCGTCTTCGGCAACACGAACAAATTCTATGTGTTTCCGAAGACCGGCGCGTCGTATCGATTCCCGGACCTCCTCGGTCAGGGAAGCGAATTCAAGTTGCGCGCGGCGTACGGCGAGACTGGCAATCAGCCGCTCTTCGGGCAGAAGTTCACGACGCTCTCGACGAGCGTGATCGGCGGCAACGTCGGTACGAACGTCACCGGCATCTCCGGTGCGCCGGACGTCGCGCCGGAGCGCGTGAAGGAATTCGAGGGTGGATTCGACGCCGCGAGCTGGAACGGGCGCGCGACGCTCGAGGTCACCGCGTACAAGCGGCGCACGACGAATCTCTTGCTGAATCGTACGCCCGCGCCCTCGAGCGGTTTTACGCAGGTCATCCTGAATGGGGGACAACTGAGCAACGAAGGGATCGAGGCGGCGCTCGCCCTGCAAGTCGTCAGGCGGGGTGACTTCACCTGGTTGTATCGCACGACGTATAGCCACGACCACTCCAATGTCGACAACTTGCCGGTGCCGGGCTTCCGTCCGCCGACCGCAGGATTCGGCCTCGCGTACGGCGAGTTCTTCCTCCAACCTGGCCGGCCGATCGATCAGATCATCGGCCAGACCGGTGTCGATCAGAACGGCGATTTCATCGTCGGCTATCTGGGCCACGCGAGCCCCGCGTATCAGATGTCGTTCTCGAACGACTTCAGCTATCGGTTCGCGACGGTTTCCGTGCTCGTCGAGATGCAGAAAGGCGGCGTCGCGCAGAACCAGACCCTCTCCCTCTACGACTGCAATCAACTCGCGCCCGATCAGGCGACGCCCGAAGGCCAGGCGCGCGCCGATGCCTGCTTGAACACCGGCATCGCGACGCCGTTCGTGCAGTCGACCGATTTCGTGCGACTGCGTGAGGTGCGGCTCGGCTTCGCGTTGCCTCGCCGCTACACGCACTACTTCGGCTCGGACGACGTACAGGCGATCGTCTCCGGGCGCAATCTCTGGCTGCACACGAAGTACTTTGGTTACGATCCCGAATCGAGCAACTACGGCCAGCAGGCAATCACCCGCAACGTAGATCTCGGCCCCTATCCGCCCTCGCGGCAGTTTCTGTTCTCCTTGTCCGTGGGGTTCTGA
- a CDS encoding RagB/SusD family nutrient uptake outer membrane protein: MRILSTVIGASFVAITLAACAGFDVTNPNQPTLDDLLANPTRAKLTAAATGLFSRSRSEVTSFIWRLGSMGREGINLAGNNQPDYQEPYYGPLSPSGFGGALWQSRYGLIRDANTYIEALGKSGDLSAGEKATSEAMAETLKALAFMYIIETRAKLGAPVDVGRAIDATPAPFVTEDSVYGYALGLLNDASAKLQANAAAEFPFPLPPGFSGFATPSTFRLFVNALIAKANVLRATAGCGAPCYTLALTALNGSFIDATDPSQLANGVYFDFSNAPSDQANDLSEPLDGVRYFADSLILYTRAQTTAAGIVDQRLTSKTALATASSPQSVGGVDITGTLKFTRYFTNGQSDAAHSIPIIRNEELILLRAEARYLTGNAAGGLSDLNYVRVNSGRLAPYGAFATNAAFIDALLYEREFSLLWEQGTTWIDARRFNLLTTIPVGVSPGGNVPTVMPIPSAECAARGKSGSCTPLTG; the protein is encoded by the coding sequence ATGAGAATACTATCAACAGTCATCGGCGCGAGCTTCGTTGCGATCACGCTCGCTGCATGTGCCGGTTTCGACGTTACTAATCCGAATCAGCCGACGCTCGACGACCTGCTCGCGAATCCGACGCGCGCGAAGCTGACCGCCGCGGCGACGGGACTCTTCTCGCGCTCGCGTAGCGAGGTCACGAGCTTCATCTGGCGGCTCGGCTCGATGGGCCGCGAAGGCATCAACCTCGCCGGCAATAACCAACCTGATTATCAGGAGCCGTACTACGGACCACTCTCGCCAAGTGGTTTCGGCGGCGCCTTGTGGCAGAGTCGTTACGGACTGATTCGCGACGCGAACACGTACATCGAGGCATTGGGGAAGAGCGGCGACCTCTCGGCAGGCGAGAAGGCCACGTCCGAGGCGATGGCGGAGACGCTCAAGGCCCTCGCGTTCATGTATATCATCGAGACGCGCGCAAAGCTCGGCGCACCAGTCGACGTTGGGCGAGCGATCGATGCGACACCCGCGCCATTCGTCACCGAGGACAGCGTTTACGGCTATGCGCTCGGTTTGCTGAACGACGCGTCCGCAAAGCTCCAGGCCAACGCAGCGGCGGAATTCCCGTTTCCGCTGCCACCTGGGTTCTCCGGATTCGCCACGCCCTCGACCTTCCGACTCTTCGTGAACGCACTCATCGCGAAGGCGAATGTGTTGCGGGCGACGGCCGGGTGCGGCGCGCCCTGTTATACCCTGGCACTCACGGCGCTCAACGGGTCGTTCATCGACGCGACCGATCCGAGTCAGCTGGCGAACGGAGTCTACTTCGACTTCTCCAACGCGCCGAGCGATCAGGCGAACGACCTCTCGGAGCCGCTCGACGGCGTACGATACTTCGCTGACAGCCTGATCCTCTACACGAGAGCGCAGACGACCGCGGCCGGGATCGTCGACCAACGCCTGACGAGTAAAACGGCGCTGGCGACGGCCAGTTCGCCGCAATCGGTCGGCGGTGTCGATATCACGGGTACCCTCAAGTTCACGCGCTACTTCACCAATGGACAGTCGGACGCGGCGCACTCGATTCCGATCATCAGGAACGAGGAGCTGATCCTGTTGCGCGCCGAGGCGCGATATCTGACGGGGAATGCGGCGGGCGGGCTGAGCGACCTGAATTACGTGCGTGTGAATTCCGGCCGCCTGGCGCCCTATGGAGCGTTCGCCACCAACGCCGCCTTTATCGACGCGCTCCTGTACGAGCGTGAGTTCTCATTGCTGTGGGAGCAAGGCACGACCTGGATCGACGCGCGGCGATTCAATCTCCTAACGACGATTCCGGTCGGTGTGTCGCCGGGTGGCAATGTGCCGACGGTAATGCCGATTCCGTCAGCCGAGTGTGCAGCGCGCGGCAAGTCAGGTTCGTGCACACCGCTCACTGGGTGA